The following are encoded in a window of Lactobacillus panisapium genomic DNA:
- a CDS encoding PAS domain-containing protein, with the protein MAEPNWLKKMAEKEYLAENFTAAGKSRYTVSDVAPDDPDWLEQAAAKTHAASGDDYVKLDSGLLTVNQINWMLRNTIGELTFVDDNNQFLWYNRPVDPATKMKAKRTPDQVGSSMGQVHPDVRDVIPEAKKVVHALRTKQDGHDEVYMPVPTGNLHQLVLHYYKRVEDDEGNYAGIYEWVQDLYPLVKYFCETTGQKLVNDPDAVTGATYRRNSSPDAATGASTKAAAEKEEQPTVKEKVPDDATTSASLK; encoded by the coding sequence ATGGCAGAACCAAACTGGCTAAAAAAGATGGCTGAAAAAGAATATTTAGCAGAAAATTTTACCGCCGCGGGTAAAAGTCGCTACACGGTGAGTGATGTTGCTCCTGATGATCCGGATTGGCTAGAACAAGCTGCGGCCAAGACGCACGCGGCAAGTGGTGATGATTACGTCAAGCTTGATAGTGGTTTATTGACGGTGAATCAAATTAACTGGATGCTGCGCAACACGATTGGAGAACTGACTTTTGTTGACGATAACAATCAGTTTTTGTGGTACAACCGTCCGGTAGATCCAGCTACAAAGATGAAGGCAAAAAGAACGCCTGATCAAGTAGGAAGTTCGATGGGACAAGTTCATCCAGATGTACGCGATGTCATTCCTGAAGCTAAAAAAGTTGTCCACGCATTGCGGACCAAACAGGATGGTCATGATGAAGTCTATATGCCTGTCCCGACTGGTAATTTGCATCAATTAGTTTTACATTACTACAAACGCGTAGAAGATGATGAGGGTAATTATGCTGGGATCTACGAGTGGGTACAAGATCTTTATCCGCTAGTCAAGTATTTCTGCGAAACGACTGGACAAAAATTGGTTAATGACCCAGATGCAGTTACAGGCGCTACTTATCGGCGCAATTCTTCTCCAGATGCTGCAACGGGAGCATCGACTAAGGCAGCTGCTGAAAAAGAAGAACAGCCTACAGTAAAAGAAAAGGTGCCAGATGATGCGACAACTTCGGCATCGCTAAAATAA
- a CDS encoding DUF3290 domain-containing protein, whose protein sequence is MTFYTLKYIEQNQNTSKTILYVLIAIAALTMIAFTVLYLRHRFDTRYRDLGIIALLFLLLFVGTQYEKYVQTNLVKSQSEQIIPFIKSVAKDHGVSNSDVMVSSTNLQNGLIVRLHSKDIDYQLELNDDNNSYTLKKAHVINHEVNVKN, encoded by the coding sequence ATGACTTTTTACACACTCAAGTACATTGAGCAGAATCAAAATACTAGTAAAACAATTTTGTATGTCTTAATCGCAATTGCGGCGTTAACGATGATTGCTTTTACGGTTCTTTACTTGCGGCACCGGTTCGATACTCGTTACCGTGACCTAGGAATTATTGCGTTGCTTTTCTTATTATTATTTGTTGGAACACAATATGAAAAGTATGTTCAAACCAATTTGGTAAAATCCCAGTCGGAACAGATTATTCCGTTCATTAAGTCGGTTGCTAAAGACCACGGTGTTTCTAATAGTGATGTTATGGTTAGTTCAACTAATTTACAAAATGGTCTAATTGTCAGACTTCATTCAAAAGATATTGATTACCAATTGGAACTGAATGATGATAATAATAGCTACACCTTAAAGAAAGCTCATGTTATTAATCATGAAGTTAATGTCAAGAATTAA
- a CDS encoding exonuclease domain-containing protein, protein MSIYIKNGVLHVTGAQEKLRAKGQENPAFIADYTLLDIETTGLNPYRDHVTELGAIKVRNNEIVDQFSKLVVYPRSNKVPAVITKLNGITEELLLTKGIPVKEAMTEFRQFIGDDIIIGYNVNFDLNFLYDLTEKFKLPQLNNDYVDVLRLARAYYPFQHNRLLDCMQRAGIAETEQHHGLDDSIDTKKVYDDFRANFTDELLAKAQGKIKNIDLLAAELEAWELGYRNPVNNKKVAFVDGINMDNAEAALMVNNMNGQAQTIVTPDTNFLIIDDDSFFDKNNEAIQQAREYNKSGSKIKRLSESYFLNMLDEWARN, encoded by the coding sequence ATGAGTATTTATATCAAAAACGGTGTTTTGCATGTTACTGGTGCGCAAGAAAAACTCCGTGCCAAGGGCCAAGAAAATCCGGCTTTTATTGCTGACTATACGCTGCTTGATATTGAGACGACGGGGCTTAACCCTTACCGTGATCATGTAACTGAGCTTGGTGCCATTAAGGTGCGTAATAATGAAATTGTTGATCAGTTCAGCAAACTGGTAGTTTATCCGCGCTCGAATAAGGTTCCGGCTGTTATTACTAAATTAAACGGCATAACTGAGGAGCTGCTGTTAACAAAGGGTATCCCAGTTAAAGAAGCAATGACGGAGTTTCGGCAATTTATCGGTGATGACATTATTATCGGCTACAACGTCAACTTTGACTTGAATTTTTTATATGACTTAACGGAAAAGTTTAAGCTGCCTCAACTAAATAATGATTATGTTGATGTGCTGCGTTTAGCCCGAGCTTACTATCCGTTCCAGCATAACCGCTTGCTTGACTGTATGCAGCGCGCAGGCATTGCAGAAACCGAACAACATCACGGCCTAGATGATTCAATCGATACCAAAAAAGTTTACGATGATTTTCGTGCTAATTTCACAGATGAATTACTGGCTAAGGCTCAGGGTAAGATTAAAAACATAGATTTACTTGCCGCCGAACTGGAAGCCTGGGAACTTGGCTACCGCAATCCGGTCAACAATAAAAAGGTTGCGTTCGTTGACGGAATCAATATGGATAATGCGGAAGCTGCTTTGATGGTCAATAATATGAATGGTCAGGCTCAGACAATCGTTACGCCTGATACTAATTTTTTAATTATTGATGACGATAGCTTTTTTGATAAAAACAATGAGGCAATTCAGCAAGCACGAGAATATAATAAATCTGGCAGTAAAATTAAACGTCTTTCTGAGAGCTATTTTTTGAACATGCTTGATGAGTGGGCTAGAAATTAA
- a CDS encoding DUF421 domain-containing protein: MDYTQLFIKFVLGVLTLIFQINVFGKSNIAPTTALDQLQNYVLGGIIGGVIYNSSITVLQFLLVLIVWTLVVFILKFAREHSNIIRVLIDGKPIQIIKDGKVLVKNCLSAGISANELMFKLRSQGVYSVNEVKNCIFEKNGQLTVIQEDEKNLRFPLINDGQINQEVLEFIDKDEDWLKKEAKDAGYDNIGDIFLADIENGKLSFTSYDQK; this comes from the coding sequence ATGGATTATACGCAACTTTTTATTAAATTTGTTTTAGGTGTGTTAACATTAATTTTCCAGATTAATGTTTTTGGTAAAAGCAATATTGCCCCAACCACGGCATTAGACCAATTGCAGAACTATGTTCTTGGTGGCATTATCGGTGGGGTTATTTATAATTCCAGCATCACGGTGCTGCAGTTTCTCCTAGTGTTAATTGTCTGGACTTTAGTGGTCTTTATTCTTAAATTTGCCCGTGAACACAGCAACATTATTCGCGTGTTGATTGATGGCAAACCAATTCAAATTATTAAGGATGGAAAAGTTCTGGTTAAGAACTGCTTATCTGCCGGGATTTCTGCTAACGAGTTGATGTTTAAGCTACGGAGCCAAGGTGTTTATTCGGTTAATGAAGTCAAAAACTGTATTTTTGAGAAGAATGGTCAACTAACTGTGATTCAAGAAGATGAGAAAAATCTTCGTTTTCCACTAATTAATGATGGTCAAATTAACCAAGAAGTGCTTGAATTTATTGATAAGGATGAAGACTGGTTAAAAAAGGAAGCAAAAGATGCAGGCTATGACAATATTGGCGATATTTTCTTAGCTGATATTGAAAATGGCAAGCTTTCATTTACTAGCTATGATCAAAAATAA
- a CDS encoding Sir2 family NAD-dependent protein deacetylase, translating to MENLSKAKHLVADADVMIIVAGNGMAKLEGLDLLGQASFAQDFPTIAEKYHVNSVGEALDQQSASWSDKWLCWSQLIAHYSLEYQPSQTMKNLRKLIGQKKFFIATSSFGHFFESAGFNENRIFNVFGDWTKMQCSSGINHGLKDSRGAVQKIIAAKQQKQDLAAFVPRCKKCGQPMEIHMPLNEHFYPDTDANTRFRWFLTGNEEEKTVFLELGVDETSPQLLQPIIHLVQQYPQWSYVAADYRQEQLPLDIQARSAGINADSAILLHNLL from the coding sequence ATGGAAAATTTGAGTAAGGCGAAGCATCTGGTTGCTGATGCCGATGTGATGATTATCGTTGCGGGTAATGGAATGGCAAAACTGGAGGGACTTGACCTACTGGGGCAAGCAAGTTTTGCACAGGACTTTCCCACAATTGCAGAAAAGTATCATGTGAATTCCGTGGGAGAAGCGTTAGACCAGCAATCTGCTTCTTGGTCTGACAAATGGCTTTGTTGGAGTCAACTGATTGCGCACTATTCGCTTGAATATCAGCCAAGCCAAACAATGAAAAATTTACGCAAATTAATTGGCCAGAAAAAGTTTTTTATTGCAACATCCAGCTTTGGTCATTTCTTTGAAAGTGCTGGCTTTAATGAAAACCGGATTTTTAATGTTTTTGGCGATTGGACAAAAATGCAATGTTCAAGTGGCATTAATCACGGACTTAAAGATAGTCGTGGTGCTGTCCAAAAAATTATAGCTGCTAAACAGCAAAAGCAGGATTTAGCGGCTTTTGTGCCTAGATGTAAAAAATGCGGTCAGCCAATGGAAATTCACATGCCGTTAAATGAGCATTTCTACCCGGATACAGATGCTAATACTCGTTTTCGGTGGTTTTTAACTGGTAATGAAGAGGAAAAAACGGTTTTCCTTGAATTGGGGGTAGACGAAACTAGCCCGCAACTGCTTCAGCCAATTATTCACCTTGTCCAGCAATATCCGCAGTGGTCTTATGTTGCTGCTGATTATCGTCAAGAGCAATTACCGCTTGATATCCAAGCCAGAAGTGCTGGCATAAACGCCGATTCAGCTATTCTATTACATAACTTGCTTTAA